The following proteins are encoded in a genomic region of Corylus avellana chromosome ca4, CavTom2PMs-1.0:
- the LOC132178107 gene encoding phosphatidylserine decarboxylase proenzyme 2-like has translation MGHGSSKEDSPSGSKEEGSSRISHLKQRLHLHRHHHGRSSGSSSSYQKLLADDGFAGIALLTLIRAEMKFKDKWLACVSLGEQTFRTEISDHTERPVWKSEKKLLLEKNGPHVARISVFETNRLSRNNLIGYCEIDLLEVIIRDGDSDFEVFDLLDPSSSDTVVGNVFLSCSVEDPIETEKRFARRILSIMDYNDDAKLSFSEFSDLINAFGNQLAADKKEELFKVADKNGDGIVCADELAALLAIQQEKEPLMNRCPVCGEILKVSDKLNTMVHLTLCFDEGTGNQVMTGGFLTDKQAAYGWMFKLSEWAHFSSYDIGINSGSSASHILVFDRKTKRLVEELIDGKIVLSMRAIYQSKIGLGLMDKGIV, from the exons ATGGGACATGGAAGCTCGAAAGAAGATTCACCTTCTGGTTCCAAAGAAGAAGGTTCATCCCGTATCTCTCATCTGAAGCAGAGGCTTCACCTTCATCGTCATCATCATGGACGTAGTAGCGGCTCCTCTTCCTCTTATCAAAAACTCCTCGCTGATGATGGTTTCGCCGGAATTGCTCTTCTCACTCTCATTCGc GCGGAGATGAAGTTCAAGGACAAGTGGCTCGCCTGTGTTTCTCTTGGAGAGCAGACCTTCCGCACTGAGATCTCCGACCA CACAGAACGCCCCGTTTGGAAATCT GAAAAGAAActtcttttggaaaaaaatgggCCTCATGTTGCAAGGATTTCTGTGTTTGAG ACCAATAGATTGTCCCGCAACAATCTCATTGGATATTGTGAAATTGATCTCCTTGAAGTTATTATACGG GATGGGGATTCAGACTTTGAGGTCTTTGACCTGTTAGATCCATCATCATCTGACACAGTGGTCGGCaatgtttttctttcatgttcAGTTGAG GACCCAATTGAAACAGAAAAAAGATTTGCAAGACGCATCTTATCTATAATG GACTACAATGATGATGCGAAGCTTTCATTCTCTGAATTTTCTGACTTAATTAATGCTTTTGGCAATCAACTAGCAGCTGACAAG AAAGAGGAGCTCTTTAAAGTGGCTGACAAGAATGGGGATGGTATTGTTTGCGCAGATGAGTTGGCTGCTCTTCTTGCTATTCAACAAGAAAA GGAACCACTAATGAATCGCTGTCCTGTTTGTGGTGAGATTTTGAAGGTTTCTGATAAGCTGAACACTATGGTTCATTTGACTCTCTGTTTTGATGAAGGAACTGGGAATCAGGTCATGACTGGTGGTTTTTTGACTGATAAACAGGCCGCATATGG ATGGATGTTTAAACTAAGTGAATGGGCTCATTTTTCGTCCTATGACATTGGTATAAACTCCGGATCAAGCGCTTCACATATTCTG GTATTTGATCGGAAGACAAAGAGGCTCGTGGAAGAATTAATTGATGGAAAGATAGTTTTGTCAATGAGAGCTATTTACCAGTCAAAAATTGGGCTTGGCCTAATGGACAAAGGTATTGTGTGA
- the LOC132179313 gene encoding phosphatidylserine decarboxylase proenzyme 2-like produces MHEKFLMKFWLQVALVAIGATMVGSITFSKKEGDYVYKGDEFGYFSFGGSTVICVFEKDAIEIDDDLLSNSTRSLETLVQVGMKLGVSTRKLSETKLPNLESCILGD; encoded by the exons ATGCATGAgaaatttttaatgaaattttggtTACAGGTGGCACTTGTTGCAATTGGGGCAACTATGGTTGGTAGCATCACCTTTTCAAAGAAAGAGGGCGACTATGTCTACAAGGGAGATGAG TTTGGATATTTCTCTTTTGGTGGAAGCACAGTTATTTGTGTTTTTGAGAAg GATGCAATTGAGATAGATGATGACCTCCTATCAAATAGCACCAGATCACTGGAGACATTGGTTCAAGTTGGAATGAAGTTGGGAGTCTCCACAAGAAAACTATCAGAAACTAAGTTGCCGAATTTGGAAAGCTGTATCTTGGGTGATTGA